From Musa acuminata AAA Group cultivar baxijiao chromosome BXJ3-8, Cavendish_Baxijiao_AAA, whole genome shotgun sequence, one genomic window encodes:
- the LOC135586101 gene encoding chorismate synthase 1, chloroplastic-like produces MSIAYRPIHADATYDFKYGLRAIQIIAYVSRVHKVVLPEGVVDNEIVTLDQIESNIIRCPDPEYAQKMIEAIDAVRVRGDSVGGVVTCIARNVPRGLGCPVFDKLEADLAKAMLSLPATKGFEFGSGFSGTFMTGSEHNDEFYIGEHGRDIQWRNHLYENSF; encoded by the exons ATGTCAATAGCCTATAGGCCAATTCATGCAGATGCCACGTACGACTTCAAGTATGGGTTGAGAGCGATACAG ATTATAGCATATGTTTCTCGAGTGCACAAAGTGGTGCTTCCTGAAGGAGTTGTTGATAATGAGATAGTGACCCTTGATCAG ATTGAGAGTAATATCATTAGATGTCCGGATCCAGAATATGCTCAAAAGATGATTGAGGCCATTGATGCTGTTCGAGTTAGAGGTGACTCTGTTGGTGGTGTCGTGACTTGCATTGCCAGAAATGTTCCACGA GGTCTTGGGTGCCCAGTGTTTGATAAACTGGAAGCTGATTTGGCAAAAGCGATGTTGTCTCTGCCTGCAACAAAAGGGTTTGAATTTGGCAGCGGTTTTTCAG GTACTTTTATGACCGGAAGTGAGCATAACGATGAGTTCTACATTGGCGAGCATG GGAGGGATATCCAATGGAGAAACCATCTCTACGAGAATAGCTTTTAA